The segment GGAGGGCGTCGAAACCGCGGGCAGAACCACGCCGCGCTCGCGCAGCCGGTCGATGGCGCGATCGATCGCGGCGGCGAGCGTTTCGCGGCGCAACGGCTTGGTGATGCAATCGTCCATGCCATTATCGAGAAATTCCTTTCGGCTGACCTCCGACGCGTTGGCCGAGGCGGCGCAGACGTAGATCTTCGGATCGAGCGCGCCGTTCGCCGGGTCGCGCAGCATCCGGGTTGCGCTGACGCCATCGAGCACCGGCATCCGGCCATCCATCAGCACGAAGTCGAACGGTTTCGAGCGCAGCAGATCGAGCGCGAGCGCGCCGTTTTCGGCGAAGGTGACCTCGTGGCCGAGGTCGATCAAGAACTCGCCGGCGACGAGCCGGTTGGCGCGATCGTCCTCGGCGCAAAGCACACGGAGCCGTGCCTTGGAGCGGAGGTCCGGGGCTTTGGCGGTGGCGGCTGGCACCACCACGTCGCTGCGGGGGCGTGCGAGCGGCACGACGAACGTGAACGTGGCGCCACGGCCCGGTTCACTCTCGACGCTCACCGAGCCATTCATAGATTCGGCGAGCGCTTTCACGATGGAGAGACCGAGGCCCGTGCCGCCGTACCGTCGCGTGGTCGACACGTCGGCCTGCTCAAACTTTTCGAAGAGCCGAAGCTGCGTCGCCTGGTCGATGCCACAGCCGGTGTCACGCACCGCGATGAGGAACACGACGGACTCCTTGCGCACCTCGGGACAGGTGAGCGTGACGGTGATGCTGCCGGATTCGGTAAACTTGAGGGCGTTGTTCTGCAGGTTGTCCACCACTTGCCGCAACCGGACCGGGTCACCGACGAGGACCTCTGGCATGTTGGCGCTGAAGATGTGCTTGAACTCGAGTTTTTTCGCCTCGGCGCGGAGCCGGGCGGCTTCGCAGACGTTCTTGAACACCTCGCGCGGCCGGAAGGGCACGGCTTCGATGCGGAGTTTGCCGGCCTCGATCTTTGCCGTGTCGAGAATGTCGTCGAGGATGCGCAGCAGCGACTCGGCACTGTCGCGGGCGACCGCGGTGTATTCGCGGAGCAGGTGCGCGGGCGGATTATTGCGCAACAGGTCGAGCACCCCGATCACGCCGGCAAGCGGTGTGCGGAGCTCATGGCTCATCACCGCGAGGAAATCGCTCTTCGCCTTGGTCGCGCGCTCAGCGGCGTCGCGGGCCAGCTCGAGCCGCTGCGCGCTTTCGCGCAGGTGCTCCTGCGCCACGAAGGAGCCGAGCACGAGCAGGAACACGAGCAGGACGATGAACGTCACCGGCAATCGGGCGGCCCGGACCTCCGCGGCCCACCGGTGGGCGGACACATCGAGGTCGAGATGGATGCTGCGCCCGGCGCCGAGATCGAGGAGCGGTACCGAGCCGGTGACCCATTCCCCCCAGCGGTCGGCGATCGGTCCGAGGACAAATGGCTGTCGCTCCGCGAGCGACCCGAGGTAAACCGGATCGGCTTCATCGTAGAGCTGTCCTGGCGGCGAATAGTCCGGCGAATCGGGCGATTCGGAGTCGACGAGAAACCGCACTTGCCCGTGCGCGAGGCCCATCAACATCGCGAAGCGCAGGTCGGGATTGGCCGAGCGCATCGCGGTGAACACGCGTTTCAATTTCGCATAGCTTTCCCGCGTGAGGTCGGTTTCATCCCAGTGCAGCGCGCGAATGGCTGCGATGTCGAGCGACGCGGCGGCGAGCTTGGTGCGCAGCAGGATTTGTTCGCGCATCGCCCGGTCCTTGGCGGCGCTGACCTCGTTCGCGACGAGGATACCGCCGGCCAGCAGCAGGAGAACGGTCACGAAACAAAGATACCGACGGCGGCGCCACGCACGGGCGGCAGGCGCGCCGAGTTTGCGCTGGTGAGCGATGGCGTAGCCGGCATAGAGCGGCAGCGTGAGCAGAATGACCGCGGCCAGTTCGATCGCTGCCGGCACCGCTTGGCCGGCACCTACGAGGTCGAGCCGGGCTCGATAGGGCTCCGGCAGCGCGGACATCAACGCGTAGACGGGAAGAATCAGTCCAATCAGCCGCAGTCGTTTCGCTTCGTCGGTGACCGAAACCCGCGCGCGCCGGAACTGCCACACGGACGCCCAGCCGCCGCTGACCACCGCGGCCAACGCGATGAGCAGGCTAACCGTCGCCGTGCCGGCGAGGGCGGTCATTCCGCCGATCGCCACCGTTGCGCCCACATACCAGCGGCGCGGCGCAGGCGCGTGCAGCAAAAACCGATACCGCCGCGCAAACTCGAACAGCCCGATCACTGCGACCATTTGCAGGCCGGTCTGAGCGAGCTCGAGCGGGCGGGAGGTTTGGGTGCCGAGCGCGGCAATGGCGAGCCAGTTGAGCCCGGCATGAGCCAGCAAAAACAGCCCGAGCCATCGCCACGAAGGCTCGTCGCGTCCGAGAACACTCAGCCCAATCGCGGTGGCGACCAGCAGCCCGCTTCCGGCCAGCAGAATGAAATCAACATTCACGGGCAGGAATGCACAAGCGATCGCGCCGGGTGCGGACTAGCAGCCGGGCCGTTGAAGCGGGCGGAACACATGAGGACACTCCCTCATCGTCGCGCGCCGTACGGCCTGAAGGGCCAGATGCACGATCTTTTAAAGAATCGCGCGCCCTATTAGCCGGAAAAATTTCTGGAAGGCCCGCGCAAGTAACGCTAGACAGGGATAAACCGGAGGTGACACCACGCGGCGCGAAGACCAGAGCGGGGCAACCGGACGTTCATCCCGGGTCGCCCCGGCGGGCCCCCGACTCCCGAATTACGACCAATTTAGGATCAGAAGCCCGGCATGCCGCCCTTGCCGCGCATGGCCTCGAGCTGGCGCATCATCTTCTTGCCGCCGCCGCCTTTGAACATGCGCATCATCTTCTGCATTTCGGAGAACTGTTTCAGGAGCTGGTTGACCTCGACGATCTTCGTGCCCGAGCCGTCGGCGATCCGCTTGCGGCGACTGCCATTGAGGATCTCGGGCTTCCGCCGTTCCTGAAAGGTCATGGACTTGATGATCGCTTCGGTGCGGGCCATCTGCTTGTCCGCGCCTTCGGGCAGCTGCATGCCGCTCATGCCGGGCAGCATCCCCACGATGCTCTGCATCGAGCCCATCTTTTTCACCTGCTGCATCTGCGCGAGGAAGTCCTCCAAATTGAAGTCCGCCTTGCGGAGCTTCTCCGCCATCTTCTCGGCGTCCTTCTGGTCGATCGTCTCCTGCGCTTTTTCAACGAGCGACACGACGTCGCCCATGCCAAGGATCCGCGAAGCCAGCCGGTCGGGATGAAACGGTTCGAAGTCCGCCGTTTTTTCACCCGTGCCGACGAATTTGATCGGCACGCCGGTGATCGTCTTGATCGACAGCGCCGCGCCCCCGCGCGCATCGCCGTCCATCTTCGTGAGGACCAGTCCGGTGAGCTGCAGCGCATCGTGAAACGCCTTCGCGACGTTGACCGCTTCCTGACCGAGCGCGCCGTCCGCCACCAGCAGCACTTCGTCGGGCTGTACGCGCGCCCGGAGCCGCTTCACTTCCTCGATGAGATCCTGGTCGATCTGCAACCGGCCGGCGGTGTCGAAAATGATGCAATCAGCCGTCGCCGCCTGGGCCTCCGCGAGCGCCGCGCTGCCGATCGCGGGCACGTCCTTCGAGACGCGATCCGCGTAGAAACCGAGCTCCTCCTGCTTCGCGAGAATCTCGAGCTGGTCGATGGCGGCGGGGCGATACACGTCGCACGCGACGACGAATGGCCGATACCCGCGCTTCTTGAGCAGCTTGCCCAATTTCGCCGTGGACGTCGTTTTGCCCGAGCCGTGGAGACCCACCATCAGCACCTTCAGCGGCCGCTCGCCGGAGAGCGCCGTGGTACCTTCGCCGAGCAAGCGGACCAGTTCGTCGTGGATGATCTTGATGACCTGCTGGCCGGGCGCGATGCCTTTGGTGACCTGCTGGCCGACGGCCTGCTGCTGGACGCGTTCGACGAACTCGCGCGCGACCTTGAAATGGACGTCGGCGGAGAGGAGGGCGGAGCGCACTTCCTTGAGCGCTTCCGCCATGTTTTCCTCGGACAGGGTGCCGACGCCGCGAAGGTTGCGCAGGGCTTGGCCCAGTTTCTCGGTGAGCGATTCGAACATGGAAGGGAGATGAGAAACCACGAATGAGTGCGAATGCACTCAAATTTCCAGCGCGGACCGGGATTCCACGCCGCGTCGGCGAGCCACAAGCGCGGAGATGAACCGCGACTGCTCACGGGCGGGACGCCCGTGCCAGAGCTCACGCCACCGCGGCGCGGATCTTTTCGCGCAAGCCCGCCGTGTCGTAGGGCTTCACGACGTAGTGGGTGATTCCCAGCCGGACCGCCTTGGCGACCGTTTCTCGATCGGACAGGCCGGTGCATAGGATCACGGGCATCATCCGCAGCGCGGGGACTGATCGCATCCGCTCGACCAGCGCGATTCCGTCGACCACGGGCATCTTCACGTCGATGACGCAGACGTCGAACTCCTGCCCGGGCTCGGTCAGCAGCCACCACGCCTCGGCGCCGTCCCCGGCCGGCGTGATCTGCACATAGGGTTCCGCCGCGAAGATGTCCTGCAGCAAACGGCGGCAGGCCTCTTCATCATCGACGACGAGAATTTTCATGGGGATCGAGCGGGTGGGGCGTTCCCTTCGTCACAAAAGCACAGTGGCTTAAACAATTTAGGTCGGGATGATTTCGCTCTGGTCAAAGCGGCGGTCTTCCCGGATAACGCCGGTCCCGTATGAATCCTGTTCTACAGCTCTTGATCGAAGGCGGCAGCCTCACGACCAGCCAGATGGCGACGGTCATGGGGTTGACTGAGGCCGAAGTTCAACAGCACCTGGAACAGCTGAAAAAAGATAAAATCTTCCTCGGCTGGCATCCGGTGCTCGATCTTTCGCACGAAGCCGCCGCCGCCGCCGCCGTTCGCGCGGTCATCGAGGTCAAGATCACCCCGGAACGCGGGGGAGGATTCAACCGGCTCGCCGACCGGCTGGCGCGATTCGATGAAGTCGAGTCCTGCTACCTGATGTCGGGCGGCTACGACCTGCTGGTGTTCGTCCGGGGCGCGTCGCTGCAGAAAGTGGCGGCGTTCGTGTCCGAGAAGCTGTCGACGATCGAGGGCGTGCTCTCGACCTCCACCCATTTCATGCTTCGCTGCTACAAGGAGCAGGGTTTCCTGCTCAGCGACGGCGAGAGCAACAGCAGCCGGCTCAACGTCTCGCCCTAACCGGCGGACCGCACTCCCATGAGCAACGACCCGAAACGTTGGGTGGCGGGACACGTGTCCGTGCTGCCGAAGAGTGGCATTCGCGACTTCTTTGAGCTCGTCGCGAAGATGAAGGGCCAGGATGTGATTTCGCTCGGCGTCGGCGAGCCCGACTTCGTCACGCCGTGGCACATCCGCGAAGCCGCGATCTACGCGTTGGAGCGGGGCAAGACCTACTACACGTCGAACCTCGGCACGCCGGAACTGCGCAAGGCGATCGCCGGCTACGTGGCCGAGCATTTTCACATCGGCTATCGGCCGGAGGACCAGATCATCGTGACCGTCGGCGTGAGCGAGGCACTCGATCTCGCCTGCCGCGCGTTCATCAATCCGGGCGACAAGGTGATGTTTCACCAGCCCTGCTACGTGAGCTATCACCCGAGCATCGCGCTGACGCACGGCGAGCCGATCGCGGTGCCGACGTATGCGAAAGATGGATTCGCACTCACTGCCGCGGCGCTGCGCGAGGCGTGGCAGCCCGGCGCGAAGATGCTGATGCTGAACCTGCCGACGAATCCGACCGGCGGCACGTGCACGAAGAAACAACTCACCGAGATCGCGGAGTTCTGCCGCGAGAAAGACCTGCTGGTGCTGACGGACGAGATCTATTCCGAGCTCACGTTCGACGGCACGCACACCAGCATCGCCAGCCTGCCGGGCATGGCCGAGCGCACAATCTTCCTGCACGGTTTCTCGAAGGCGTTCGCGATGACCGGCTGGCGGATCGGCTATGCATGTGGTCCGGCCACGCTGATCGACGCGATGATGAAGGTGCATCAGTATACGATGCTCTGCGCGTCGATCGTCGCGCAGGAAGCGGCGCTCGAAGCGCTGCAGCACGGCTGGGACGACGTCCTCAAGATGCGCGAGCAGTATCATCGCCGGCGCGATCTGATCGTCCGCCGGTTCAACGAAATCGGGCTCACGTGTCACTCGCCGCGCGGCAGCTTTTATGCGTTTCCCGACGTGGCGAAGACCGGGCTCTCGGAGAAGGATTTCGCCGTCGGGCTGCTGCAGCAGGAGAGAGTCGCGGTCGTGCCGGGCAACGCGTTCGGCGTGAATGGCACTGGCCACGTCCGCGCCTGCTTCGCGACGAGCTACGAGCAGATTGTCGAAGCCTGCGACCGGATCGAACGCTTCGTTGCTCAAGGCCGCGCTAAGCGGTAGGAACTCCCCGGCTGAGTTTCCCATCTGTAGGGCCGGCGCTTGCCGCCGGCCGGGCATTGCCACCCGCTTCTACTTCCCGGCTGCCGGTGAACGGCAGCCCTACAAAGGACCCGCTGTCTCGTCGCGGTCGACGAAGAGAAACACGTTAGCCGTCGCTGAAGCTTTAGGCTGGGCTAGCGCGGCCTAAAGCTTTCTGCTTACCGCTTATCGCCTCCATGAACCGCACCGTTGCCATCGTCGGCCGACCCAACGTCGGCAAGAGCCGCCTCTTCAACCGGCTGGCGCGGAAGCGCATTTCCATCGTTCACGACCAGCCGGGCGTGACCCGCGACGTCGTTTCCACCGATATCGCCGACGGCGGCTACACGCTGCTCGACACGGGCGGCATCGGTTATCGCGGCAGCGACACGCCGGCGGCGCTGACCGCCGCGTCGGAGGAGCAGGTCGAGTTCGCGATCGCGACGGCGGCGCTGATCCTGTTCGTGGTCGACGGACTCGACGGGATCAGCGGGCTGGACGCGAAGATCGCGGAGCGGCTGCGCAAGAGCGGCAAGCCGGTGCGGCTCGTCGTCAACAAGGCCGATTTCGACGACGAGAAAATCGACCTCGCCGAGGTTTACCGGCTCGGCCTGGGCGAACCGCTGCGGGTCTCGGCGGAACACGGACGCGGTGAGTCGGAGCTGCGCGCGGCCATCATCGAGGCGCTCGGAACGG is part of the Opitutus terrae PB90-1 genome and harbors:
- a CDS encoding Lrp/AsnC family transcriptional regulator — protein: MNPVLQLLIEGGSLTTSQMATVMGLTEAEVQQHLEQLKKDKIFLGWHPVLDLSHEAAAAAAVRAVIEVKITPERGGGFNRLADRLARFDEVESCYLMSGGYDLLVFVRGASLQKVAAFVSEKLSTIEGVLSTSTHFMLRCYKEQGFLLSDGESNSSRLNVSP
- a CDS encoding response regulator; protein product: MKILVVDDEEACRRLLQDIFAAEPYVQITPAGDGAEAWWLLTEPGQEFDVCVIDVKMPVVDGIALVERMRSVPALRMMPVILCTGLSDRETVAKAVRLGITHYVVKPYDTAGLREKIRAAVA
- a CDS encoding hybrid sensor histidine kinase/response regulator — encoded protein: MNVDFILLAGSGLLVATAIGLSVLGRDEPSWRWLGLFLLAHAGLNWLAIAALGTQTSRPLELAQTGLQMVAVIGLFEFARRYRFLLHAPAPRRWYVGATVAIGGMTALAGTATVSLLIALAAVVSGGWASVWQFRRARVSVTDEAKRLRLIGLILPVYALMSALPEPYRARLDLVGAGQAVPAAIELAAVILLTLPLYAGYAIAHQRKLGAPAARAWRRRRYLCFVTVLLLLAGGILVANEVSAAKDRAMREQILLRTKLAAASLDIAAIRALHWDETDLTRESYAKLKRVFTAMRSANPDLRFAMLMGLAHGQVRFLVDSESPDSPDYSPPGQLYDEADPVYLGSLAERQPFVLGPIADRWGEWVTGSVPLLDLGAGRSIHLDLDVSAHRWAAEVRAARLPVTFIVLLVFLLVLGSFVAQEHLRESAQRLELARDAAERATKAKSDFLAVMSHELRTPLAGVIGVLDLLRNNPPAHLLREYTAVARDSAESLLRILDDILDTAKIEAGKLRIEAVPFRPREVFKNVCEAARLRAEAKKLEFKHIFSANMPEVLVGDPVRLRQVVDNLQNNALKFTESGSITVTLTCPEVRKESVVFLIAVRDTGCGIDQATQLRLFEKFEQADVSTTRRYGGTGLGLSIVKALAESMNGSVSVESEPGRGATFTFVVPLARPRSDVVVPAATAKAPDLRSKARLRVLCAEDDRANRLVAGEFLIDLGHEVTFAENGALALDLLRSKPFDFVLMDGRMPVLDGVSATRMLRDPANGALDPKIYVCAASANASEVSRKEFLDNGMDDCITKPLRRETLAAAIDRAIDRLRERGVVLPAVSTPSPSASVPPTGLSEAELLKLLEEPASAPAAPALPDRTKQQLIAIFHEDAPKRITAMRAGLEAGDRNGLGGTAHALKSAARYVDAVRMSELAASVEAQALTATPAALAALLGQIEQEYEKVRASRTAAAPAKLSP
- the ffh gene encoding signal recognition particle protein, yielding MFESLTEKLGQALRNLRGVGTLSEENMAEALKEVRSALLSADVHFKVAREFVERVQQQAVGQQVTKGIAPGQQVIKIIHDELVRLLGEGTTALSGERPLKVLMVGLHGSGKTTSTAKLGKLLKKRGYRPFVVACDVYRPAAIDQLEILAKQEELGFYADRVSKDVPAIGSAALAEAQAATADCIIFDTAGRLQIDQDLIEEVKRLRARVQPDEVLLVADGALGQEAVNVAKAFHDALQLTGLVLTKMDGDARGGAALSIKTITGVPIKFVGTGEKTADFEPFHPDRLASRILGMGDVVSLVEKAQETIDQKDAEKMAEKLRKADFNLEDFLAQMQQVKKMGSMQSIVGMLPGMSGMQLPEGADKQMARTEAIIKSMTFQERRKPEILNGSRRKRIADGSGTKIVEVNQLLKQFSEMQKMMRMFKGGGGKKMMRQLEAMRGKGGMPGF
- a CDS encoding pyridoxal phosphate-dependent aminotransferase yields the protein MSNDPKRWVAGHVSVLPKSGIRDFFELVAKMKGQDVISLGVGEPDFVTPWHIREAAIYALERGKTYYTSNLGTPELRKAIAGYVAEHFHIGYRPEDQIIVTVGVSEALDLACRAFINPGDKVMFHQPCYVSYHPSIALTHGEPIAVPTYAKDGFALTAAALREAWQPGAKMLMLNLPTNPTGGTCTKKQLTEIAEFCREKDLLVLTDEIYSELTFDGTHTSIASLPGMAERTIFLHGFSKAFAMTGWRIGYACGPATLIDAMMKVHQYTMLCASIVAQEAALEALQHGWDDVLKMREQYHRRRDLIVRRFNEIGLTCHSPRGSFYAFPDVAKTGLSEKDFAVGLLQQERVAVVPGNAFGVNGTGHVRACFATSYEQIVEACDRIERFVAQGRAKR